A stretch of the Panicum virgatum strain AP13 chromosome 9N, P.virgatum_v5, whole genome shotgun sequence genome encodes the following:
- the LOC120689878 gene encoding ribosome-binding ATPase YchF-like, which produces MTTVSRALGSAFAGFTPAATTLHSPCGSSALLRHWQWSRASRARRLSSGRAARISMSLRAGIVGLPNVGKSTLFNAIVENGKAQAANFPFCTISPNVGVVAIPDPRLQVLSKLSKSQQTVPTSIELVDIAGLVKGASKGEGLGNQFLSNIREVDSILQVVRCFEDDDIVHVNGKVDPRSDIDVINLELIFSDLEQIEKRLDKLKKSKTKDAQVKVKEQAERTGLEKIQGALMDGKPARSVDLADLEKEAIQHLCLLTMKPVIYVANVAESDLAEPDSNPHVKEVVKAASDLQSGMVTISAQVEAELAELPLEERVEYLKSLGVAESGLGNLVKATYDLLGLRTYFTTGDKETKAWTILSGMTAPQAAGVIHSDFQKGFIRAETVSYDDFVAAGSLGAAREKGLLRLEGKDYVVQEGDVMLFRFNV; this is translated from the exons ATGACGACGGTGTCGCGCGCGCTCGGCTCCGCGTTCGCGGGATTCACGCCGGCCGCGACGACCCTGCACTCCCCGTGCGGCTCGTCGGCGCTACTGCGGCACTGGCAGTGGAGCCGGGCCAGCCGCGCCCGGCGGTTATCCTCCGGCCGCGCGGCACGGATTAGCATGAGTCTCCGCGCAGGAATTGTCGGGCTGCCCAACGTTGGCAAGTCCACCCTCTTCAACGCCATT GTTGAAAATGGGAAGGCACAAGCTGCAAACTTTCCCTTTTGTACAATCAGTCCAAATGTTGGTGTGGTGGCTATCCCTGATCCTCGCCTGCAggtgctctcaaaattaagcaAGTCACAGCAGACTGTCCCGACATCCATAGAACTTGTGGATATTGCAGGTCTTGTCAAAGGAGCAAGCAAAGGAGAG GGACTAGGAAATCAATTTCTTTCAAACATCCGTGAAGTAGATTCCATACTTCAG GTTGTGCGATGCTTTGAGGATGATGATATTGTTCATGTCAATGGCAAAGTTGATCCCAGGTCAGACATTGATGTCATCAACCTAGAGCTGATATTTTCAGATCTTGAGCAG ATAGAGAAGAGGTTAGATAAGCTTAAAAAGAGCAAAACAAAAGATGCACAAGTAAAAGTGAAG GAACAAGCAGAGAGAACAGGACTGGAAAAAATACAGGGGGCGCTTATGGATGGAAAGCCTGCAAGATCGGTTGACTTGGCTGACCTTGAGAAAGAAGCTATACAGCATCTTTGTCTCCTGACTATGAAACCTGTCATTTATGTTGCTAATGTCGCAGAATCAGATCTTGCTGAACCTGATAGCAATCCTCATGTCAAGGAGGTGGTTAAAGCAGCATCGGACTTGCAGTCTGGCATGGTTACAATATCAGCTCAG GTTGAAGCTGAACTGGCTGAGCTACCTTTGGAAGAGAGAGTAGAATATCTAAAATCTCTTGGTGTTGCTGAAAGCGGACTAGGCAATTTGGTAAAAGCGACATATGACCTATTGGGACTACGAACTTATTTCACAACCGGAGATAAG GAAACGAAAGCTTGGACTATTCTTTCAG GCATGACTGCGCCTCAAGCAGCTGGAGTCATTCATAGTGACTTTCAGAAAGGATTTATCAGAGCTGAAACT GTCTCCTATGACGATTTTGTGGCGGCTGGTTCTCTTGGAGCAGCAAGGGAGAAAGGGCTG TTGAGATTGGAAGGGAAGGATTATGTTGTGCAGGAAGGCGATGTCATGCTTTTTAGATTCAACGTGTGA
- the LOC120689888 gene encoding actin-depolymerizing factor 2-like has protein sequence MAFMRSHSNASSGMGVAPNIRETFVELQMKKAFRYVIFKIEEKQKQVVVEKTGATTESYDDFLASLPENDCRYALYDFDFVTGENVQKSKIFFIAWSPSTSRIRAKMLYSTSKDRIKHELDGFHYEIQATDPSEVDIEVFRERAH, from the exons ATGGCCTTCATGCGGTCGCAC TCAAATGCATCTTCCGGCATGGGAGTTGCTCCTAACATCAGGGAGACATTCGTTGAGCTTCAGATGAAGAAGGCATTCCGATATGTTATCTTCAAAATTGAGGAAAAGCAAAAGCAGGTGGTTGTCGAGAAGACTGGCGCTACTACTGAAAGCTATGATGACTTTTTGGCCTCCCTCCCAGAAAATGACTGCAGATACGCTCTGTATGATTTTGACTTCGTCACGGGGGAGAACGTGCAGAAAAGCAAGATATTTTTCATTGCCTG GTCCCCGTCGACTTCCCGCATTCGTGCGAAGATGTTGTACTCCACCTCCAAGGACCGCATCAAGCATGAGCTCGATGGGTTCCACTACGAGATCCAAGCAACCGACCCGTCAGAGGTGGACATTGAAGTCTTCAGGGAGCGGGCTCACTGA
- the LOC120689879 gene encoding alpha N-terminal protein methyltransferase 1-like: protein MDSRGFDSAGRIFTNASEMWAEEIGSTVTATATATTSATAEAEAAATAAAAGNGGAGEEASGEGKRKEWYSKAIAYWQGVEASTEGVLGGYGCVNDADVKGSDAFLCPLLAERFGTAKRHLVALDCGSGIGRVTKNFLLRHFNEVDLVEPVSHFLEAARENLTGYMDQGEDSHKAANFYCVPLQDFTPEEGRYDVIWIQWCIGQLPDDDFISFFNRAKVGLKPDGFFVLKENIARNGFVLDKVDNSVTRSDPYFRELFKKCGLYILSVKDQKELPKELFAVKIYALVTNEPKLQTSGKRRRPKNSPRMICS from the exons atGGATTCCCGCGGATTCGATTCAGCTGGTCGTATCTTCACCAACGCCTCAGAGATGTGGGCGGAAGAGATCGGCTCCACcgtcaccgccaccgccaccgccacgacCTCTGCCACCGCGGAAGCTGAAGccgccgcgaccgccgccgccgcaggcaacGGTGGCGCCGGGGAGGAGGCGAGCGGCGAAGGGAAGCGAAAGGAGTGGTACTCCAAGGCTATCGCCTACTGGCAA GGCGTGGAGGCGTCGACCGAGGGGGTCCTGGGAGGGTACGGGTGCGTGAACGACGCAGACGTCAAGGGCAGCGACGCGTTCCTCTGCCCTCTCCTCGCCGAGCGGTTCGGCACCGCGAAGCGTCATCTCGTGGCCCTTG ACTGTGGCTCAGGTATTGGACGTGTTACAAAGAATTTTCTTCTCAGGCATTTCAATGAG GTTGATCTTGTCGAACCAGTATCTCATTTTCTTGAAGCGGCACGGGAAAATCTTACTGGATATATGGACCAAGGAGAAGACTCACACAAGGCTGCCAACTTTTACTGTGTGCCTCTTCAG GACTTTACTCCTGAGGAAGGAAGATATGATGTGATATGGATTCAGTGGTGCATAGGGCAACTTCCTGATGAtgattttatttcattttttaatCGTGCCAAG GTTGGGCTCAAACCTGATGGATTTTTTGTTCTGAAAGAGAATATTGCAAGAAATG GATTTGTGTTAGACAAGGTGGATAACAGTGTCACTAGATCCGATCCATACTTTAGGGAGCTATTTAAAAAGTGTGGATTATATATCCTCAGTGTTAAG GACCAGAAGGAGCTTCCGAAGGAACTATTTGCTGTCAAAATATATGCACTTGTGACCAATGAGCCAAAACTACAGACTAGTGGAAAGAGAAGGCGACCTAAAAATTCACCTCGTATGATCTGCTCTTGA
- the LOC120689881 gene encoding dihydroceramide fatty acyl 2-hydroxylase FAH1-like isoform X2, with amino-acid sequence MVVQEFTVDLNKPLVFQVGHLEERYQEWVHQPIVSKEGPRFFGNDVLEELVLMALFGIFIWTLIEYTLHRFLFHIETKTYWTNTAHYLLHGCHHKHPMDSLRLVFPPTATAILCFPFWNLVAFFATPSTTPALFGGGLLGYVMYDCTHYYLHHGQPSKDPAKRLKRYHLNHHFRIQDKGFGITSTLWDTVFGSLSPSTTGKKN; translated from the exons ATGGTTGTCCAGGAGTTCACAGTTGATCTCAACAAGCCTCTTGTTTTCCAG GTTGGCCATCTTGAGGAACGTTACCAGGAATGGGTTCACCAACCTATCGTCAGCAAGGAGGGTCCTCGTTTTTTTGGAAATGATGTCCTGGAG GAACTAGTTCTGATGGCTCTGTTCGGAATATTTATTTGGACGTTGATTGAATATACTTTGCACCGCTTCCTATTCCACATTGAGACTAAAACCTACTG GACAAACACTGCACATTACCTTCTTCACGGATGCCACCATAAGCACCCAATGGACTCGCTCAGGCTTGTATTTCCTCCTACTGCAACAGCGATTTTGTGTTTCCCG ttCTGGAACCTTGTTGCGTTCTTTGCAACTCCATCTACGACTCCTGCATTGTTTGGGGGTGGTCTACTGGGATATGTGATGTATGATTGCACTCACTACTACCTGCACCATGGACAACCATCCAAAGACCCAGCAAAACGTCTCAAG CGGTATCACCTCAATCACCACTTTAGAATCCAAGACAAGGGCTTTGGCATAACCTCAACACTCTGGGACACTGTTTTCGGTTCATTATCACCATCGACAACTGGGAAGAAGAACTGA
- the LOC120689881 gene encoding dihydroceramide fatty acyl 2-hydroxylase FAH1-like isoform X1, with protein MVVQEFTVDLNKPLVFQVGHLEERYQEWVHQPIVSKEGPRFFGNDVLEFLTRTKWWAVPTIWLPVVCYLFAKSILMGHTIQELVLMALFGIFIWTLIEYTLHRFLFHIETKTYWTNTAHYLLHGCHHKHPMDSLRLVFPPTATAILCFPFWNLVAFFATPSTTPALFGGGLLGYVMYDCTHYYLHHGQPSKDPAKRLKRYHLNHHFRIQDKGFGITSTLWDTVFGSLSPSTTGKKN; from the exons ATGGTTGTCCAGGAGTTCACAGTTGATCTCAACAAGCCTCTTGTTTTCCAG GTTGGCCATCTTGAGGAACGTTACCAGGAATGGGTTCACCAACCTATCGTCAGCAAGGAGGGTCCTCGTTTTTTTGGAAATGATGTCCTGGAG TTCCTGACACGCACAAAGTGGTGGGCTGTGCCAACCATATGGCTGCCTGTTGTTTGCTACTTGTTCGCGAAATCTATTTTGATGGGCCATACCATTCAGGAACTAGTTCTGATGGCTCTGTTCGGAATATTTATTTGGACGTTGATTGAATATACTTTGCACCGCTTCCTATTCCACATTGAGACTAAAACCTACTG GACAAACACTGCACATTACCTTCTTCACGGATGCCACCATAAGCACCCAATGGACTCGCTCAGGCTTGTATTTCCTCCTACTGCAACAGCGATTTTGTGTTTCCCG ttCTGGAACCTTGTTGCGTTCTTTGCAACTCCATCTACGACTCCTGCATTGTTTGGGGGTGGTCTACTGGGATATGTGATGTATGATTGCACTCACTACTACCTGCACCATGGACAACCATCCAAAGACCCAGCAAAACGTCTCAAG CGGTATCACCTCAATCACCACTTTAGAATCCAAGACAAGGGCTTTGGCATAACCTCAACACTCTGGGACACTGTTTTCGGTTCATTATCACCATCGACAACTGGGAAGAAGAACTGA
- the LOC120689887 gene encoding inosine-5'-monophosphate dehydrogenase-like, with translation MAASSADLADDGFAAPRLFSQGVSYTYDDVIFLPGYIGFPADAVDLSTRLSRRLPLSIPCVASPMDTVSEAAMAAAMASLGAAAVVHCNTEPDAQAAIIRAAKSRRLPFVSSVPFFAPSSAPTLNDFAGNEYAIVTERGDSLSRLVGVAVAADAASREVPAPVSEYMRPTPRSASASFDFEQAAAFLANEGLDYAPLFSDDGEVIDLITAKDVERIRSYPKLGKPSLGADGKFVVAASIGTREDDKRRLEQLVKAGANAIVIDSSQGNSIYQLDMIKYAKKMYPEVDLIGGNVVTIAQAQNLIQAGVDGLRVGMGSGSICTTQEVCAVGRGQATAVYKVSSYAKDHNVPVIADGGISNSGHIVKALSLGASTVMMGSFLAGSHEAPGTYEYKDGRRVKKYRGMGSLEAMTKGSDARYLGDTLKLKVAQGVVGAVADKGSVLRFIPYTMQAVKQGFQDLGASSLQSAHDLLRSETLRLEVRTGAAQVEGGIHGLVSYEKKAF, from the exons atggcggcgagcagcgcggaCCTCGCTGACGATGGCTTCGCTGCGCCGCGCCTCTTCTCCCAGGGCGTCTCCTACACCTACGACGACGTCATCTTCCTCCCGGGCTACATCGGCTTCCCCGCCGACGCCGTCGACCTCTCCACCCGCCTCTCCCGTCGCCTGCCTCTCTCCATCCCCTGCGTCGCGTCCCCCATGGACACCGTGTCCGAggcagccatggccgcggccatggcctcgctaggcgccgccgccgtagtgCACTGCAACACCGAGCCCGACGCCCAGGCCGCCATCATCCGCGCCGCCAAGTCCCGCCGCCTCCCTTTCGTGTCATCCGTGCCCTTCTTCGCCCCGTCCTCCGCTCCGACGCTCAACGATTTTGCTGGCAATGAATACGCCATCGTTACCGAGCGCGGGGATTCGCTCTCCAGGCTCGTCGGCGTCGCTGTTGCAGCCGATGCGGCCTCTCGCGAGGTTCCTGCCCCTGTCTCGGAATACATGCGGCCCACTCCCCGCTCAGCATCCGCCTCCTTCGACTTCGAGCAAGCAGCCGCCTTCCTTGCCAACGAGGGTTTGGATTACGCCCCTCTCTTTTCCGACGACGGCGAGGTTATTGATCTGATCACCGCCAAGGATGTCGAGCGCATCCGGAGCTATCCCAAGCTAGGCAAGCCATCTCTTGGAGCGGATGGGAAGTTCGTAGTTGCAGCCTCCATTGGGACCCGTGAGGATGACAAGCGAAGGCTGGAGCAGCTAGTTAAGGCGGGGGCAAATGCTATCGTGATTGATAGTTCGCAGGGGAACTCCATTTACCAGCTTGACATGATCAAGTATGCAAAGAAGATGTATCCAGAGGTGGATTTGATCGGAGGCAATGTGGTGACAATTGCACAGGCGCAGAATTTGATTCAAGCCGGTGTGGATGGATTGCGTGTTGGAATGGGTTCTGGCTCAATTTGCACTACCCAGGAAGTTTGTGCTGTTGGAAGGGGACAG GCTACAGCAGTATATAAGGTTTCATCCTACGCCAAGGATCACAATGTACCAGTTATTGCTGATGGGGGAATTTCAAACTCTGGACATATTGTGAAGGCTCTGTCACTTGGGGCATCCACTGTTATGATGGGAAGCTTTTTAGCTGGCAGTCATGAAGCACCTGGCACTTATGAATACAAG GATGGCCGTCGAGTAAAAAAGTATAGAGGCATGGGATCTCTTGAAGCGATGACAAAGGGGAGTGATGCAAGGTACCTTGGTGATACACTGAAGCTCAAAGTTGCGCAGGGAGTTGTTGGAGCAGTAGCTGACAAAGGTTCCGTTCTGAGGTTCATTCCTTACACAATGCAAGCAGTTAAGCAAGGATTCCAAGATCTTGGCGCATCCTCACTGCAGTCAGCTCATGATCTTTTGCGATCGGAGACTCTTAGATTAGAG GTGAGGACCGGCGCAGCCCAGGTTGAAGGAGGAATCCATGGGCTGGTCTCATATGAGAAGAAGGCATTCTAG
- the LOC120689877 gene encoding pentatricopeptide repeat-containing protein At4g21300-like, which produces MRLGLRWLKPAPRPCRSTTFSTARAVMNAPSADRLLELLRGCVSASHLPLGLQIHARAVASGNLASHPVLQTRLIGMYVLARRFRDAVSVFSALPRRDAASALPWNWLIRGFTADGQHRLAVLFYLKMWSHPAAPRPDGHTLPYVVKSCAALGAVALGRLVHRTARGIGLGRDVYVGSALIKMYADAGLLRDAREVFDGMGERDCVLWNVMMDGCIKAGDIDRAVHLFRDMRASGCEPNFATLACFLSLCAVEADLLSGVQLHSLAVKCGLETEVAVANTLLSMYAKCRCLDDAWRLFHLIPRDDLVTWNGMISGCVQNGLLDEALGLFCEMQRSGVRPDSVTLVSLLPALTDLNGFMQGKEIHGYIVRNCIRMDVFLVSALVDIYFKCRDVRMAQNIYDAAKAIDVVIGSTMISGYVLNGMSEEALQMFRYLLEQGIKPNAVTVASILPACASMAAVVLGKEIHGYVLRNSYEGKCYVESALMDMYAKCGRLDLSHYIFSKMSVKDEVTWNSMISSFAQNGEPEEALDLFRQMTMEGIQYSNVTISSALSACASLPAIYYGKEIHGVVIKGPIRADIFAESALIDMYGKCGNLDLALRVFKSMPDKNEVSWNSIIAAYGAHGLFKESVSLLHRMQEEGFKPDHVTFLALISACAHAGQVEEGVRLFQCMTEEYQIAPRMEHFACMVDLYSRSGKLNKAINFIAEMPFKPDAGIWGALLHACRVHRNVELADIASQELFKLDPGNSGYYVLMSNINAVAGRWDSVSKVRRLMKDNKVQKIPGYSWVDVNNSSHLFVAADKSHPDSEDIYMSLKSLLQELREEGYVPRPDLCHPMHPDNNTQVSFV; this is translated from the coding sequence ATGCGCCTTGGTCTCCGCTGGCTCAAGCCTGCGCCGCGGCCATGCCGCTCCACTACCTTCTCCACCGCGAGGGCCGTCATGAATGCCCCCTCCGCGGACCGGTTGCTGGAGCTCCTGCGCGGCTGCGTCTCCGCGTCCCACCTCCCTCTGGGCCTCCAAATCCACGCGCGGGCCGTCGCGTCGGGGAACCTCGCCTCCCACCCGGTGCTCCAGACCCGGCTCATCGGCATGTACGTCCTCGCGCGCCGGTTCCGCGACGCCGTCTCGGTGTTCTCCGCGCTACCGCGGCGCGACGCCGCATCCGCGCTGCCATGGAACTGGCTCATCCGCGGATTCACAGCGGACGGCCAGCACCGCCTCGCCGTTCTGTTCTACCTCAAGATGtggagccaccccgccgcgccgcgcccggacGGACACACTCTCCCCTACGTTGTCAAGTCCTGCGCCGCGCTCGGCGCGGTTGCCCTCGGCCGCCTCGTGCACCGCACGGCACGGGGGATCGGGCTCGGCCGTGACGTGTACGTTGGGAGCGCGCTCATCAAGATGTACGCAGACGCTGGCCTCCTCAGAGACGCTCGCGAGGTATTCGACGGAATGGGAGAGCGGGACTGCGTCCTTTGGAACGTGATGATGGATGGGTGCATAAAGGCCGGAGACATTGACAGGGCAGTGCATTTGTTCCGGGACATGCGGGCATCTGGTTGTGAGCCCAATTTCGCGACACTGGCATGCTTTCTGTCTTTGTGTGCCGTGGAGGCTGACTTGCTGTCTGGGGTGCAGCTTCACTCTCTGGCAGTGAAATGTGGTTTAGAGACAGAGGTGGCAGTGGCTAACACATTGCTGTCTATGTATGCCAAATGCCGGTGCTTGGACGATGCATGGAGATTGTTTCACCTGATTCCACGGGATGACTTGGTAACCTGGAACGGGATGATCTCAGGATGTGTTCAAAACGGGCTTCTTGATGAAGCATTGGGATTGTTCTGTGAGATGCAGAGGAGTGGTGTTCGACCAGATTCAGTTACACTGGTCAGTTTGTTACCAGCTTTgactgacttgaatggtttcatgCAGGGGAAGGAGATACATGGTTATATTGTCAGGAACTGTATACGCATGGATGTCTTTTTGGTGAGTGCTTTGGTAGACATCTATTTCAAGTGCAGGGATGTGAGGATGGCACAAAATATTTATGATGCGGCTAAGGCCATCGATGTGGTTATTGGTAGTACAATGATATCAGGTTATGTTCTTAATGGGATGAGTGAAGAGGCACTGCAAATGTTCCGGTACTTGTTAGAACAGGGCATCAAACCAAATGCTGTTACTGTAGCTAGCATCTTGCCAGCATGTGCTAGCATGGCTGCTGTGGTTCTTGGTAAGGAGATCCATGGTTATGTTCTAAGAAATTCATATGAAGGAAAATGTTATGTGGAGAGTGCACTAATGGACATGTATGCAAAATGTGGCAGGCTTGACCTTAGCCATTATATCTTTTCCAAGATGTCTGTGAAGGATGAGGTGACATGGAACTCAATGATTTCAAGCTTTGCACAGAATGGAGAACCAGAAGAAGCTCTTGACCTTTTCCGTCAAATGACTATGGAAGGAATACAGTACAGTAATGTAACTATATCTTCTGCCTTATCAGCATGTGCAAGTTTACCAGCTATATATTATGGAAAAGAGATTCATGGTGTTGTCATAAAGGGTCCTATAAGGGCAGACATATTTGCTGAGAGTGCCCTGATAGACATGTACGGTAAATGTGGGAACTTGGATTTGGCTCTTCGTGTTTTCAAATCTATGCCTGATAAGAATGAAGTGTCATGGAATAGTATAATTGCTGCCTATGGGGCTCATGGTCTTTTTAAAGAGTCAGTGAGTTTATTGCATCGTATGCAAGAGGAAGGATTCAAGCCTGATCATGTAACATTCCTTGCTTTGATATCTGCCTGTGCTCATGCTGGGCAGGTTGAAGAAGGAGTTCGACTGTTTCAATGCATGACTGAGGAATATCAGATTGCACCACGAATGGAGCATTTTGCTTGCATGGTTGACCTATACAGTCGTTCTGGGAAGTTAAATAAAGCTATTAATTTCATTGCTGAGATGCCTTTCAAGCCAGATGCTGGCATTTGGGGTGCCCTTCTCCATGCTTGCCGTGTGCATCGCAATGTTGAGCTTGCTGATATAGCTTCCCAAGAACTATTTAAGTTGGATCCTGGTAATTCTGGTTACTATGTCCTCATGTCCAATATCAATGCAGTTGCTGGACGATGGGACAGTGTATCAAAAGTTAGAAGATTGATGAAGGATAATAAAGTCCAGAAGATACCTGGATATAGCTGGGTAGATGTTAATAACAGCAGCCATTTATTTGTTGCCGCAGATAAAAGCCACCCTGATTCTGAAGACATCTACATGTCCCTGAAGAGCCTTCTTCAAGAACTAAGAGAGGAAGGCTACGTTCCAAGACCAGATCTATGTCACCCCATGCACCCAGATAACAACACACAGGTCAGCTTTGTTTAA